Proteins co-encoded in one Camelus bactrianus isolate YW-2024 breed Bactrian camel chromosome 6, ASM4877302v1, whole genome shotgun sequence genomic window:
- the TOX4 gene encoding TOX high mobility group box family member 4: MEFPGGNDNYLTITGPSHPFLSGAETFHTPSLGDEEFEIPPISLDSDPSLAVSDVVGHFDDLADPSSSQDGSFSAQYGVQTLDMPVGMTHGLMEQGGGLLSGGLTMDLDHSIGTQYSANPPVTIDVPMTDMTSGLMGHSQLTTIDQSELSSQLGLSLGGGTILPPAQSPEDRLSTTPSPTSSLHEDGVEEFRRQLPSQKTVVVEAGKKQKAPKKRKKKDPNEPQKPVSAYALFFRDTQAAIKGQNPNATFGEVSKIVASMWDSLGEEQKQVYKRKTEAAKKEYLKALAAYKDNQECQATVETVELDPAPPSQTPSPPPVATADPASPAPASTEPPALSPSIVVNSTLSSYVANQASSGAGGQPNITKLIITKQMLPSSITMSQGGMVTVIPATVVTSRGIQLGQTSTATIQPSQQAQIVTRSVLQAAAAAAASMQLPPPRLQPPPLQQMPQPPTQQQVTILQQPPPLQAMQQPPPQKFRINLQQQPPPLQVKIVPPPTLKMQTTLVPPAVESSPERPMNSSPDAHTVEETSPETICEMITDVVPEVESPSQMDVELVSGSPVTLSPQPRCVRSGCENPPVVSKDWDNEYCSNECVVKHCRDVFLAWVASRNSNTVVFVK; this comes from the exons ATGGAG tTTCCCGGAGGAAATGACAATTACCTGACGATCACAGGGCCCTCGCATCCCTTCCTGTCAGGGGCCGAG ACGTTCCATACACCAAGCTTGGGTGATGAGGAATTTGAAATCCCACCTATCTCCTTGGATTCTGATCCCTCACTGGCTGTCTCAGATGTGGTTGGCCACTTTGATGACCTGGCAGACCCTTCCTCCTCTCAGGATGGCAGCTTCTCAGCCCAGTATGGAGTCCAGACATTGGACATGCCAGTGGGCATGACCCATGGCTTGATGGAGCAGGGCGGGGGGCTCCTGAGTGGGGGCTTGACCATG GACTTGGATCATTCTATAGGAACTCAGTATAGTGCCAATCCACCTGTTACAATTGATGTACCAATGACAGACATGACATCTGGATTGATGGGGCATAGCCAGCTGACCACCATTGATCAGTCAGAACTGAGTTCTCAACTTGGTTTGAGCTTAGGGGGTGGCACCATCCTGCCACCTGCCCAGTCACCTGAAGATCGGCTTTCAACCACCCCTTCACCTACTAGTTCACTTCATGAGGATGGTGTTGAGGAATTCCGGAGG CAACTTCCCAGCCAGAAGACAGTTGTggtggaagcagggaaaaagCAGAAGGccccaaagaagagaaaaaagaaagatcctAATGAACCTCAAAAACCAGTTTCAGCATATGCTTTATTCTTTCGTGATACACAGGCCGCCATCAAGGGACAGAATCCCAATGCCACTTTTGGAGAGGTTTCAAAAATTGTGGCTTCCATGTGGGACAGTCTTGGAGAGGAACAAAAACAG GTGTATAAGAGGAAAACTGAAGCTGCCAAGAAAGAGTATCTGAAGGCTCTGGCTGCTTATAAAGACAATCAAGAGTGTCAG gccactgtggaaacagtggAATTGGATCCAGCGCCACCATCACAGACTCCCTCTCCACCTCCTGTGGCTACTGCAGACCCAGCATCTCCAGCACCAGCCTCAACAGAGCCCCCTGCCCTATCTCCTTCCATTGTTGTTAACTCCACTCTCTCATCCTATGTGGCAAACCAGGCATCTTCTGGGGCTGGGGGTCAGCCCAATATCACCAAGTTGATTATTACCAAACAGATGTTGCCCTCTTCTATTACCATGTCTCAAGGAGGGATGGTTACTGTTATCCCAGCCACAGTAGTGACCTCCCGGGGGATCCAGCTAGGCCAGACCAGCACAGCCACCATCCAGCCCAGTCAGCAAGCCCAGATTGTCACTCGGTCAGTGTTGcaggcggcagcagcagcagcagcgtctATGCAGCTGCCTCCACCCCGGCTACAGCCCCCTCCATTGCAACAGATGCCTCAGCCCCCCACTCAGCAGCAAGTGACCATTCTGCAgcagcctcctcctctccaggccATGCAGCAGCCTCCACCTCAGAAGTTTCGAATCAATTTACAGCAACAGCCACCTCCACTGCAGGTCAAAATAGTGCCTCCACCCACCCTGAAAATGCAGACGACCTTAGTTCCACCAGCTGTAGAAAGCAGTCCTGAGCGGCCTATGAACAGCAGCCCTGATGCCCACACAGTGGAGGAAACCTCTCCTGAGACAATCTGTGAGATGATCACAGACGTGGTTCCTGAG GTTGAGTCTCCTTCtcaaatggatgttgaattggTGAGTGGGTCTCCTGTGACACTCTCACCCCAGCCTCGATGTGTGAGGTCCGGCTGTGAGAACCCTCCCGTCGTGAGTAAGGACTGGGACAATGAGTACTGCAGCAATGAGTGCGTGGTGAAGCACTGCAG ggATGTCTTCTTGGCCTGGGTAGCCTCTAGAAATTCAAACACAGTGGTGTTTGTGAAATAG
- the RAB2B gene encoding ras-related protein Rab-2B isoform X1: MTYAYLFKYIIIGDTGVGKSCLLLQFTDKRFQPVHDLTIGVEFGARMVNIDGKQIKLQIWDTAGQESFRSITRSYYRGAAGALLVYDITRRETFNHLTSWLEDARQHSSSNMVIMLIGNKSDLESRRDVKREEGEAFAREHGLIFMETSAKTACNVEEAFINTAKEIYRKIQQGLFDVHNEANGIKIGPQQCISTSVGPSASQRNSRDIGADSGCC; the protein is encoded by the exons ATGACTTATGCTTATCTCTTCAAGTACATCATCATCGGGGATACAG GTGTGGGGAAGTCATGTCTCCTCCTGCAGTTTACAGACAAGCGGTTCCAGCCTGTCCACGACCTCACAATAG GTGTGGAGTTTGGGGCACGTATGGTCAACATTGATGGAAAACAAATCAAACTACAAATCTGGGATACG GCTGGGCAGGAATCCTTCCGTTCCATCACCCGTTCCTACTACAGGGGAGCGGCGGGAGCGCTGCTGGTGTATGACATTACAAG GCGTGAAACCTTCAACCACCTGACCTCCTGGTTAGAGGATGCCCGGCAGCActctagctccaacatggttatCATGCTGATTGGGAATAAGag TGACTTAGAGTCCCGTAGGGACgtgaagagagaagagggagaggcctTTGCTCGGGAACATGGACTCATATTCATGGAAACTTCAGCCAAAACAGCCTGCAATGTTGaagag GCCTTCATTAACACAGCCAAAGAAATATATAGGAAGATCCAGCAGGGTTTATTTGATGTCCACAATGAG GCAAATGGCATCAAGATTGGCCCCCAGCAGTGTATTTCAACATCAGTGGGACCCAGTGCCTCCCAGCGGAACTCTCGTGACATCGGGGCCGACTCTGGCTGCTGCTGA
- the METTL3 gene encoding N(6)-adenosine-methyltransferase catalytic subunit METTL3, producing the protein MSDTWSSIQAHKKQLDSLRERLQRRRKQDSGHLDLRNPEAALSPTFRSDSPVPAAPTSGGPKPSTASAVPELATDPELEKKLLHHLSDLALTLPTDAVSIRLAISTPDAPATQDGVESLLQKFAAQELIEVKRGLLQDDAHPTLVTYADHSKLSAMMGAVAEKKGPGEVAGTITGQKRRAEQDSTTVAAFASSLASGLASSASEVAKEPTKKSRKHAASDVDLEIESLLNQQSTKEQQSKKVSQEILELLNTTTAKEQSIVEKFRSRGRAQVQEFCDYGTKEECMKASDADRPCRKLHFRRIINKHTDESLGDCSFLNTCFHMDTCKYVHYEIDACMDSEAPGSKDHTPSQELALTQSVGGDSSADRLFPPQWICCDIRYLDVSILGKFAVVMADPPWDIHMELPYGTLTDDEMRRLNIPVLQDDGFLFLWVTGRAMELGRECLNLWGYERVDEIIWVKTNQLQRIIRTGRTGHWLNHGKEHCLVGVKGNPQGFNQGLDCDVIVAEVRSTSHKPDEIYGMIERLSPGTRKIELFGRPHNVQPNWITLGNQLDGIHLLDPDVVARFKQRYPDGIISKPKNL; encoded by the exons ATCTTCGGAATCCAGAGGCAGCACTGTCACCAACCTTCCGTAGTGACAGCCCAGTGCCTGCTGCACCCACTTCTGGGGGCCCCAAGCCCAGCACAGCTTCAGCAGTTCCTGAACTGGCTACAGACCCCGAATTAGAGAAGAAGTTGCTACACCACCTCTCTGATCTGGCACTAACATTGCCCACTGATGCTGTGTCCATCCGTCTTGCCATCTCCACG CCAGATGCCCCTGCCACTCAGGATGGGGTGGAAAGCCTCCTACAGAAGTTTGCAGCTCAGGAGTTGATTGAGGTAAAGCGAGGTCTCCTGCAAGATGATGCACATCCCACTCTGGTGACCTACGCTGATCATTCCAAGCTCTCTGCTATGATGGGTGCTGTGGCAGAAAAGAAGGGCCCGGGGGAGGTAGCAGGGACTATCACAGGGCAGAAGCGGCGTGCAGAACAGGACTCGACCACAGTAGCTGCCTTTGCTAGCTCTTTGGCCTCTGGTCTGGCCTCTTCAGCATCAGAAGTCGCCAAGGAGCCAACCAAGAAATCAAGGAAACATGCTGCCTCAGATGTTGATCTGGAGATAGAGAGCCTTCTGAACCAACAGTCTACTAAGGAACAACAGAGCAAGAAG GTTAGTCAGGAAATCCTAGAGCTATTAAATACTACAACAGCCAAGGAGCAATCCATTGTTGAAAAGTTCCGCTCACGAGGTCGGGCCCAAGTGCAAGAGTTCTGTGACTATGGAACCAAGGAGGAGTGCATGAAAGCCAGTGATGCTGACCGGCCCTGTCGCAAACTGCATTTCAG ACGAATCATCAATAAACACACTGATGAGTCATTAGGTGACTGCTCTTTCCTTAACACATGTTTCCATATGGATACCTGCAAATATGTTCACTATGAAATTGATGCTTGCATGGATTCTGAGGCTCCTGGAAGCAAAGACCACACACCAAGCCAGGAGCTTGCCCTTACACAGAGCGTTGGAGGTGACTCCAGTGCAGATCGACTCTTCCCACCTCAG TGGATCTGTTGTGATATCCGCTACCTGGACGTCAGTATCTTGGGCAAGTTTGCAGTTGTGATGGCTGACCCACCCTGGGATATTCACATGGAGCTGCCCTATGGGACCCTGACAGATGATGAGATGCGCAGGCTCAACATACCAGTACTGCAGGATGATGGCTTTCTCTTCCTCTGGGTCACAGGCAG GGCCATGGAGTTGGGGAGAGAATGTCTGAACCTCTGGGG TTATGAACGGGTAGATGAAATTATCTGGGTGAAGACAAACCAACTGCAGCGCATCATTCGGACAGGCCGCACAGGCCACTGGTTGAACCATGGGAAGGAACACTGCTTG GTTGGTGTCAAAGGAAATCCCCAAGGCTTCAACCAGGGTCTGGATTGTGATGTGATCGTAGCTGAG GTTCGTTCCACTAGTCATAAACCAGATGAAATCTATGGCATGATTGAGAGACTGTCCCCTGGCACTCGCAAGATTGAGTTATTTGGACGACCACACAATGTGCAACCTAACTG GATCACCCTTGGAAACCAACTGGATGGGATCCACCTACTAGACCCAGATGTGGTTGCTCGGTTCAAGCAAAGGTATCCAGATGGTATCATCTCTAAACCTAAGAACCTATAG
- the RAB2B gene encoding ras-related protein Rab-2B isoform X2, producing MTYAYLFKYIIIGDTGVGKSCLLLQFTDKRFQPVHDLTIGVEFGARMVNIDGKQIKLQIWDTAGQESFRSITRSYYRGAAGALLVYDITRRETFNHLTSWLEDARQHSSSNMVIMLIGNKSDLESRRDVKREEGEAFAREHGLIFMETSAKTACNVEEANGIKIGPQQCISTSVGPSASQRNSRDIGADSGCC from the exons ATGACTTATGCTTATCTCTTCAAGTACATCATCATCGGGGATACAG GTGTGGGGAAGTCATGTCTCCTCCTGCAGTTTACAGACAAGCGGTTCCAGCCTGTCCACGACCTCACAATAG GTGTGGAGTTTGGGGCACGTATGGTCAACATTGATGGAAAACAAATCAAACTACAAATCTGGGATACG GCTGGGCAGGAATCCTTCCGTTCCATCACCCGTTCCTACTACAGGGGAGCGGCGGGAGCGCTGCTGGTGTATGACATTACAAG GCGTGAAACCTTCAACCACCTGACCTCCTGGTTAGAGGATGCCCGGCAGCActctagctccaacatggttatCATGCTGATTGGGAATAAGag TGACTTAGAGTCCCGTAGGGACgtgaagagagaagagggagaggcctTTGCTCGGGAACATGGACTCATATTCATGGAAACTTCAGCCAAAACAGCCTGCAATGTTGaagag GCAAATGGCATCAAGATTGGCCCCCAGCAGTGTATTTCAACATCAGTGGGACCCAGTGCCTCCCAGCGGAACTCTCGTGACATCGGGGCCGACTCTGGCTGCTGCTGA